Proteins encoded in a region of the Elusimicrobiota bacterium genome:
- the birA_1 gene encoding Bifunctional ligase/repressor BirA, protein MGISELYQVPERLKTDLPWITVAKFFDKVDSTQNRVLQFLPKEGEGAIVVLAETQSKGMGREGRSWLSPAGGLWFSLALPLKSLPLAQVAPFSIVAALQVAEALKEVNALDCNIKWPNDVLYEGKKVAGLLLTTTTKFRKPWLILGVGINVNNPIPSEISKVATSIFAIRKQSQGRTRLLEAVLMSLYTAWVDFDRTGFGPYKKAVEDRLIGIGKNVAIKVGSRTIQGTMKSVDPQGNLLLESTAGPKTVQAGEIVGQPA, encoded by the coding sequence ATGGGAATCTCAGAGCTTTACCAAGTACCTGAGCGTTTAAAAACTGATTTGCCATGGATCACAGTGGCCAAATTCTTCGATAAGGTTGATTCAACTCAAAATCGTGTTCTTCAATTTCTTCCCAAAGAAGGGGAAGGCGCCATTGTGGTTCTAGCGGAAACCCAAAGCAAGGGAATGGGGCGTGAAGGTCGTTCATGGCTTTCTCCTGCCGGGGGATTGTGGTTTTCTCTGGCCCTGCCCCTTAAATCCCTTCCTCTTGCCCAAGTGGCCCCTTTCTCTATTGTGGCAGCGTTGCAAGTGGCCGAGGCACTTAAAGAAGTTAATGCGCTTGATTGCAATATCAAATGGCCAAATGACGTGTTGTATGAGGGGAAAAAAGTGGCTGGGTTGCTTTTAACCACAACCACCAAATTCCGCAAACCTTGGTTGATATTGGGCGTGGGAATCAACGTTAACAATCCCATTCCCTCTGAAATATCCAAAGTCGCAACTTCTATTTTCGCCATTCGCAAACAATCTCAAGGCCGAACGCGTTTGCTGGAGGCGGTGCTGATGTCTCTGTATACGGCGTGGGTCGATTTCGATCGAACAGGTTTTGGACCTTACAAAAAGGCTGTGGAAGATCGTTTGATTGGCATCGGGAAAAATGTGGCCATTAAAGTGGGATCGCGGACGATTCAAGGAACCATGAAATCCGTTGACCCTCAAGGAAACCTGTTGTTAGAATCCACCGCAGGCCCCAAAACCGTGCAGGCTGGGGAAATCGTAGGACAACCCGCCTAA
- the sat gene encoding Sulfate adenylyltransferase has protein sequence MIAVQDPIHHHAFDSIPAHGGGVLVHRHIPSNEEKKKLSKAVSLPKISMSSKTYTDLELLAVGALSPLEGFLNQQDYESVVACGRLSNGVLWPIPICLAVSDESRVSLSEGQMAALYYDDEVVGFIHVESIFSPDKNKEVYRVFKTNDVNHPGVRDVFNKGSWYVGGRVDVLMNSDRIGLSPYNLTPRDTRRIFQQKKWKTIAGFQTRNPMHRGHEELTKKALESVDGLLIHPLVGETKEGDFPADVRMKSYEVLIETYYPKARVILAAYPGHMYFAGPREAIFHAIIRQNYGCTHFIVGRDHAGVGSYYSPYEAQELINWFGRNDLAIQPVFPSVQSAVSGTQIRELLRQGIPPSPDLMRPEVTKVLLETPRI, from the coding sequence GTGATCGCTGTGCAAGATCCTATTCATCATCATGCGTTTGATTCGATACCCGCCCATGGAGGCGGTGTTCTGGTCCATCGCCATATCCCATCCAATGAAGAAAAAAAGAAACTCTCAAAAGCGGTTTCCCTCCCCAAAATTTCCATGTCTTCAAAAACATATACAGATCTTGAACTGTTGGCCGTTGGAGCTTTGTCGCCTTTGGAAGGTTTTTTGAATCAACAGGATTATGAGAGTGTTGTGGCCTGTGGTCGTTTATCCAATGGAGTTCTATGGCCTATTCCCATTTGTTTGGCGGTCAGCGATGAATCCAGAGTTTCTCTCTCTGAAGGGCAGATGGCCGCATTATATTACGATGATGAGGTGGTGGGTTTTATTCATGTCGAGTCCATTTTTTCGCCAGACAAAAATAAAGAGGTGTACCGCGTATTTAAAACCAATGATGTGAACCATCCAGGCGTCAGAGATGTTTTTAACAAGGGCAGCTGGTACGTGGGCGGCCGTGTGGATGTATTGATGAATTCTGATCGAATTGGGCTTTCGCCCTATAACCTAACTCCTCGTGATACCCGCCGTATTTTTCAACAAAAAAAATGGAAAACCATCGCTGGTTTTCAAACCCGCAACCCCATGCACCGAGGACATGAAGAGCTCACCAAAAAAGCGTTGGAGTCTGTTGATGGCCTTTTGATTCATCCGCTGGTGGGCGAAACCAAAGAAGGAGACTTTCCCGCTGATGTGCGCATGAAATCCTATGAGGTTTTAATTGAAACCTATTATCCCAAGGCTAGAGTCATTTTGGCCGCCTATCCAGGACACATGTATTTTGCCGGCCCACGTGAGGCTATTTTTCACGCGATCATTCGTCAAAATTATGGTTGTACTCATTTCATTGTAGGACGGGACCATGCCGGAGTGGGTTCCTATTATTCTCCCTATGAAGCGCAAGAACTTATCAATTGGTTTGGCCGTAATGATCTCGCTATTCAACCCGTGTTTCCTTCTGTCCAATCCGCGGTTTCTGGAACTCAGATTCGAGAACTTCTTCGACAAGGAATTCCTCCATCACCTGATCTTATGAGGCCAGAAGTCACAAAAGTTCTTTTGGAGACCCCCAGGATATGA
- the cysM gene encoding Cysteine synthase B, translated as MERIGNTPLLRLERFSHWLGDHGSQIYGKAEFCNPGGSVKDRAARGMILGAIQSGELTKEKVILDSSSGNTGIAYAMIGTALGYRVELCIPENAKLKARISEAFGAKVIYTDPLEGSDGAIVKAQEMYKSNPSRYYMPDQYNNPNNWKAHYHTTAEEIWTQTEGRITHFVAGIGTSGTLMGTGRRLKELNPKIEIVAVEPFSALHGLEGLKHMASSIVPGIYDPKVHDKKISVHTEDAYEMCCRLAREEGVLVGFSAGAALQGAFEVALGKKEAVVVTVLCDAGERYMNSQFWEEMVNYFEKYWKTHDQLKSPRAH; from the coding sequence ATGGAACGGATTGGAAACACGCCGCTCCTTCGGTTGGAAAGGTTTAGTCACTGGTTGGGGGACCACGGGTCCCAAATTTACGGGAAGGCAGAATTTTGCAACCCCGGTGGATCTGTAAAAGACCGCGCCGCTCGCGGGATGATTTTGGGCGCCATTCAATCAGGTGAACTCACAAAAGAGAAAGTCATTTTGGATTCAAGCAGTGGCAATACCGGTATTGCCTACGCCATGATAGGCACAGCGCTGGGGTATCGCGTAGAACTTTGCATTCCAGAAAACGCCAAACTTAAAGCGCGTATTAGTGAAGCCTTTGGCGCCAAAGTAATTTATACGGATCCCTTGGAAGGATCTGATGGGGCTATTGTCAAAGCGCAGGAAATGTATAAATCCAATCCCAGCAGGTATTATATGCCCGATCAATACAACAACCCCAACAATTGGAAGGCGCATTATCACACCACCGCTGAAGAGATTTGGACACAAACGGAAGGACGTATCACTCATTTCGTGGCGGGCATTGGAACATCAGGCACCTTGATGGGAACGGGGCGCCGGCTCAAGGAATTAAATCCCAAAATTGAAATCGTGGCGGTGGAACCCTTTTCTGCTTTGCATGGTTTAGAAGGTTTGAAGCATATGGCTTCCTCTATTGTTCCAGGGATCTATGACCCCAAGGTGCATGACAAAAAAATCAGTGTGCACACGGAGGATGCTTATGAAATGTGCTGTCGATTGGCCAGGGAAGAGGGGGTTTTGGTTGGGTTTTCAGCGGGGGCTGCTTTACAAGGCGCGTTTGAAGTTGCACTGGGAAAAAAAGAGGCGGTGGTGGTCACCGTATTGTGTGACGCAGGAGAGCGGTATATGAATTCTCAATTTTGGGAAGAAATGGTGAATTATTTTGAAAAGTACTGGAAGACACACGACCAATTAAAGTCTCCCAGAGCACATTAA
- the sir gene encoding Sulfite reductase [ferredoxin]: MKKESYMLLAPEVEEELVRFEDNIKLLRSGRMDPNEFKKFRLNNGVYGIRGETDLQMIRIKCPHGEITSDQLDVVAELTEKFTRTKMAHVTTRQAIQIHHVHLDNIPLALRRLAECGLTSREACGNTVRNVTKTPYAGFLKDEVFDVTPYAQAIFEHFLRNPAVQNFPRKFKIAFYGGGSADIAYTAIHDLGYVAAKRVVNGKEEKGFRIYVGGGLGATPHSAILLEEFTPLSDFFSTADAITRIFDRHGDRKDKFHARLKFVVKKFGDDVFRQMVIEERSQVRATRAGGWKWVFPIEKPLVAPVLTQKVGGDVKPDAAFELWRKTNVLPQKQEGFSMVTVVTPLGDLTVPQMRTLANIARKYNAGQLRTMVQQNMFLPWIRNEHLVALYAELKAAGLGSGGALRLSDVTRCPGADTCQIAVTKSRGLAGAILELFKNGLAQDADMNDLAIKISGCTNSCGQHHIGNIGFFGTYRKVNGHEVPHYQLLIGGDVKEGEAKFGQPINAIPAKRAPEVVKHLVGLYKKEKQGSERFVATMERLGRVRLKEEIEPFRSLPPFEEKPDMYYEWGEYHEFKAEIGQGECAA; this comes from the coding sequence ATGAAGAAGGAGTCTTATATGTTGTTAGCGCCCGAAGTTGAAGAGGAATTGGTTCGTTTCGAAGATAACATCAAGTTGCTTCGATCTGGGCGCATGGATCCCAATGAATTCAAGAAGTTTCGTTTGAACAATGGTGTTTATGGTATTCGCGGTGAAACAGATTTACAGATGATCCGAATTAAATGTCCTCATGGGGAGATCACTTCAGATCAATTGGATGTGGTGGCTGAACTGACCGAGAAATTTACTCGAACCAAAATGGCCCACGTCACCACCCGTCAAGCCATTCAAATTCATCATGTTCATTTGGACAACATTCCGCTGGCTCTTCGCCGATTGGCTGAATGCGGTTTAACATCGCGTGAGGCCTGTGGAAATACTGTGCGTAACGTAACCAAAACGCCTTATGCGGGGTTTCTTAAAGATGAAGTGTTTGACGTAACCCCTTACGCTCAGGCCATTTTTGAACATTTTTTAAGAAATCCAGCGGTTCAAAATTTCCCTCGAAAATTCAAGATTGCTTTTTACGGGGGAGGTTCGGCAGATATTGCATACACGGCGATTCATGATTTGGGATACGTGGCAGCCAAACGGGTCGTCAATGGAAAAGAAGAAAAAGGATTTAGAATTTATGTGGGTGGTGGGCTTGGCGCCACACCTCACTCGGCGATTTTGCTTGAGGAGTTTACGCCGCTATCTGATTTTTTCTCCACCGCTGACGCCATCACCCGAATCTTCGATCGTCACGGCGACCGGAAAGATAAATTCCACGCGCGCCTTAAATTTGTGGTGAAGAAATTTGGCGACGACGTTTTCCGCCAGATGGTGATTGAGGAGCGTTCCCAAGTTCGCGCCACGCGAGCGGGGGGATGGAAATGGGTTTTTCCGATAGAAAAACCTTTGGTTGCCCCTGTTTTAACTCAGAAAGTCGGCGGGGATGTGAAACCCGACGCGGCATTTGAGCTGTGGCGAAAAACGAATGTTCTTCCGCAAAAACAAGAGGGTTTTTCAATGGTGACGGTGGTTACCCCTTTGGGAGATTTGACAGTTCCCCAAATGAGAACGTTGGCCAACATAGCTCGTAAATACAACGCCGGTCAATTGCGCACCATGGTTCAACAAAATATGTTTTTGCCTTGGATTCGAAACGAACATTTGGTGGCGCTATATGCGGAACTCAAAGCGGCAGGCCTGGGATCAGGAGGAGCACTTCGTTTGTCGGACGTGACCCGATGCCCAGGGGCTGATACCTGTCAAATCGCAGTGACAAAATCGAGAGGTTTGGCGGGTGCCATTCTTGAACTTTTCAAAAATGGACTGGCTCAAGATGCCGATATGAATGATTTGGCCATTAAGATTTCAGGTTGCACCAATTCTTGCGGTCAACATCACATTGGCAATATCGGTTTTTTTGGGACTTATCGGAAAGTGAACGGACATGAGGTCCCTCACTATCAACTCTTAATTGGGGGGGATGTCAAAGAAGGCGAGGCCAAATTTGGCCAACCCATCAATGCCATTCCGGCCAAGCGAGCCCCTGAGGTCGTTAAACACTTGGTTGGTCTTTATAAGAAGGAGAAGCAGGGTTCAGAAAGATTCGTTGCAACCATGGAGCGACTGGGGCGCGTGCGGCTCAAAGAAGAAATCGAACCCTTCCGAAGTTTGCCTCCTTTTGAAGAAAAGCCCGATATGTATTATGAGTGGGGCGAATATCATGAATTTAAGGCCGAAATCGGACAAGGAGAATGCGCGGCGTAA
- the ubiE_1 gene encoding Ubiquinone/menaquinone biosynthesis C-methyltransferase UbiE: MFDALVPEYDRFNRLSSLGLDVLWRREVASMFSKGSYILDVGTGTGDLAKELVSQGMDVVGVDFSSKMLDAAKEKMAGNPHVVFELAKADELQFGPRTFDGITSAFVIRNLHHGNILSQSFREFYRVLKPQSQMIHLELSRPPSGFLSWGHKAYLKFILPLIGRANFGERWPKDYLSTTIEKFPEPKILCQQMRWAGFERVCHYPLNGGIAGLFVGWRC, encoded by the coding sequence ATGTTTGATGCACTGGTCCCGGAATATGACCGATTTAATCGGCTTAGCAGTTTGGGGTTGGACGTTCTTTGGCGCCGTGAAGTGGCCAGTATGTTTTCCAAGGGATCTTATATATTGGATGTGGGAACGGGGACGGGTGATTTGGCGAAGGAATTGGTTTCACAGGGGATGGACGTGGTGGGAGTGGATTTCTCCTCCAAAATGTTAGACGCGGCCAAAGAGAAAATGGCGGGAAATCCGCATGTTGTTTTTGAACTGGCCAAAGCCGATGAGCTTCAATTTGGGCCGCGAACCTTTGACGGAATCACTTCCGCCTTTGTGATTAGAAATCTTCATCACGGAAACATATTGTCTCAGAGTTTTCGTGAGTTTTATCGGGTTTTAAAACCACAAAGTCAAATGATTCACTTAGAACTTTCCCGCCCACCCAGTGGTTTTCTTTCTTGGGGACACAAGGCCTATCTTAAGTTTATTCTTCCCTTAATTGGCCGAGCCAATTTTGGTGAAAGATGGCCCAAAGATTACCTTTCAACAACAATTGAAAAATTTCCCGAGCCCAAAATTTTGTGCCAACAAATGAGATGGGCAGGGTTTGAAAGGGTTTGTCACTATCCGTTGAATGGGGGTATTGCCGGTTTGTTTGTGGGGTGGCGATGCTGA
- the ndhC gene encoding NAD(P)H-quinone oxidoreductase subunit 3, whose amino-acid sequence MSLSVEWGYCRFVCGVAMLNLTEYAGLLAFLFFGVAFVGGVFALNYLVRERGMDPLRKSIYECGMETIGTPYVSPNIRFYVFALVFVIFDIEAVFLLPWAVRFKELGMVGFIEMIVFIAILFVAFVVAWRKGALKWE is encoded by the coding sequence TTGTCACTATCCGTTGAATGGGGGTATTGCCGGTTTGTTTGTGGGGTGGCGATGCTGAATTTAACGGAATATGCGGGCCTGTTGGCTTTTTTGTTTTTTGGTGTGGCTTTCGTGGGGGGCGTTTTCGCGCTGAATTATTTGGTCAGAGAACGTGGCATGGACCCCTTGCGAAAAAGCATTTATGAATGCGGCATGGAAACCATTGGCACACCCTATGTTTCTCCCAATATTCGGTTCTATGTGTTCGCATTGGTGTTTGTTATTTTTGATATTGAAGCCGTTTTCCTTCTCCCTTGGGCAGTTAGGTTCAAAGAATTGGGAATGGTTGGGTTTATTGAAATGATTGTTTTTATCGCCATTCTGTTCGTGGCTTTTGTTGTGGCCTGGAGAAAAGGCGCCCTCAAGTGGGAATAA
- the ndhK gene encoding NAD(P)H-quinone oxidoreductase subunit K, chloroplastic yields MSNSLILEKLPALRQYKMPGGEFILTTVDFFIDWSRKSSIWPLTFGLACCAIEMMAAYASRYDFDRIGVIPRPTPRQADLMIIAGTVVKKMAPAVETLYHQMPEPRFVISMGACSNCGGPYYDSYSVSKGVDKVIPVDIYVPGCPPRPEALYTAIVALQQKIEKYYDAGKRIAKPSMPTNAVLKEINAAAVQARSS; encoded by the coding sequence ATGAGCAACAGTTTGATCTTGGAGAAACTTCCAGCCCTTCGGCAATACAAAATGCCTGGAGGGGAATTTATTTTGACGACAGTTGACTTTTTTATTGACTGGTCCCGAAAATCTTCTATTTGGCCGCTTACCTTTGGATTGGCTTGCTGCGCTATCGAGATGATGGCGGCTTATGCCTCTCGTTATGATTTTGATCGGATAGGCGTTATTCCTCGTCCGACCCCTCGCCAAGCCGATTTAATGATTATTGCTGGAACCGTGGTTAAAAAAATGGCACCTGCCGTTGAGACCCTCTATCACCAAATGCCTGAACCTAGGTTTGTGATCTCCATGGGGGCCTGCTCCAATTGCGGCGGCCCTTATTATGATTCTTACTCCGTTTCGAAGGGAGTCGATAAAGTTATTCCGGTTGATATTTATGTCCCGGGATGTCCTCCGCGTCCTGAGGCGCTTTACACCGCCATCGTGGCGCTGCAACAAAAAATTGAAAAATATTATGACGCGGGCAAACGTATCGCTAAACCCAGTATGCCCACCAACGCAGTCTTGAAAGAAATCAATGCCGCCGCCGTTCAGGCGCGTTCATCATAA
- the ndhJ gene encoding NAD(P)H-quinone oxidoreductase subunit J, chloroplastic: MYSAELCQTLIKRFPEVSFVSVPDKFVRDPEPQVRVPVNKLVEVCRFLKTDPQMQFDVPLQMTAVDYIKDNVFELVYYLYSSKKKHALVLKAQVSRADAIVDSVTSVWSGMDWQEREVYDLMGITFKGHPNLKRIMMWEGFPGYPLRKDYVHVTDKYDSGLEVGTPGLNEKGIPISGKN; this comes from the coding sequence ATGTATTCCGCTGAACTTTGTCAGACCCTTATCAAAAGATTCCCTGAAGTTTCTTTTGTTTCAGTTCCAGATAAATTTGTGAGGGATCCGGAACCTCAGGTGAGAGTGCCAGTCAATAAACTGGTGGAAGTTTGCCGGTTTTTAAAAACCGATCCACAGATGCAATTCGATGTGCCCCTTCAAATGACGGCTGTTGATTACATCAAAGACAATGTGTTTGAACTGGTTTACTATCTTTACTCCTCGAAGAAAAAACATGCGTTGGTTCTTAAAGCGCAGGTGTCCCGCGCTGATGCCATTGTAGATTCCGTGACCTCTGTTTGGTCGGGTATGGATTGGCAAGAACGGGAAGTGTATGACTTGATGGGGATTACCTTTAAAGGTCATCCAAATTTAAAACGCATCATGATGTGGGAAGGCTTTCCCGGATATCCGCTTCGCAAAGACTATGTTCACGTGACTGATAAATACGATTCGGGACTTGAGGTAGGAACCCCCGGACTCAATGAAAAAGGTATTCCCATCTCGGGGAAAAACTAA
- the nqo4 gene encoding NADH-quinone oxidoreductase subunit 4 has protein sequence MTSNSYSTSSLAKGPVFETKIEQVGENEMLLNLGPQHPSTHGVLRVVLKLDGEVITDAECDLGYLHRGVEKLAENRTYPMIIVLSDRDDYLSAMNNNWAYCMAVEKLLKAEIPIRADYIRVIVGELNRIASHMVFYGTFGIDIGAFTPFLHAFGRDREEILDLFEEICGARITYNFVRVGGVMLDVPEGWIGRVKAFVERMKPRLEEYDGLLTYNPIFMDRTIGVGQLPAHTALDLGVTGPALRGSGIQMDLRKDHPYSVYKDFKFDVPVGKNGDCYDRFMVRRREMSESLKIVEQACDKFPEGPIMGKVGKVYRPGPGEVYTQHEGPRGWLGTYIVSDGTDRPYRLHIRPPSFINLQALKELVKGWKVADVIAILGSLDFVLGEVDR, from the coding sequence ATGACAAGCAATAGTTATTCCACATCCAGTCTCGCCAAAGGCCCTGTTTTTGAAACAAAAATTGAGCAAGTGGGCGAAAATGAAATGCTGCTCAATTTGGGCCCCCAACACCCCTCCACTCACGGAGTTCTCCGCGTGGTTCTCAAGTTGGATGGAGAAGTGATAACCGACGCTGAATGCGATTTGGGCTATTTGCACCGAGGCGTTGAAAAGCTGGCCGAAAACCGAACTTATCCCATGATTATCGTCCTTTCGGACCGGGACGATTATCTCTCTGCCATGAACAACAATTGGGCCTATTGTATGGCTGTCGAAAAACTTCTCAAAGCCGAAATCCCCATTCGCGCTGATTATATTCGAGTGATTGTTGGAGAATTGAACCGCATCGCCTCCCATATGGTGTTTTACGGAACTTTTGGTATTGATATCGGCGCTTTCACTCCGTTCTTGCATGCCTTTGGACGGGACCGTGAAGAAATTTTAGACCTCTTTGAAGAAATTTGTGGGGCGCGTATCACCTATAACTTTGTGCGGGTGGGGGGTGTCATGTTGGACGTCCCAGAAGGATGGATCGGCCGAGTGAAAGCTTTTGTGGAGAGAATGAAACCTCGATTGGAAGAGTACGATGGTCTTCTGACTTATAACCCTATTTTCATGGACCGGACCATCGGCGTGGGGCAGTTGCCCGCTCACACTGCATTGGATTTGGGTGTAACGGGGCCGGCGCTTCGAGGTTCGGGAATTCAAATGGATTTGCGCAAGGATCATCCCTACAGTGTTTACAAGGATTTCAAATTTGATGTGCCCGTGGGTAAAAATGGCGATTGTTATGATCGATTTATGGTCAGACGTCGAGAGATGAGCGAATCACTTAAGATTGTTGAACAAGCCTGTGACAAGTTTCCAGAGGGACCCATCATGGGGAAAGTTGGAAAAGTATATCGCCCTGGGCCAGGCGAAGTGTACACACAACATGAAGGACCGAGAGGATGGCTGGGTACCTATATTGTTTCAGATGGAACCGATCGCCCTTACCGTCTCCACATTCGTCCTCCCTCATTCATTAATTTACAAGCGCTCAAGGAATTGGTGAAAGGTTGGAAGGTGGCTGATGTGATCGCAATTTTGGGGTCGCTTGATTTCGTTTTGGGCGAGGTGGACCGATGA
- the ndhA gene encoding NAD(P)H-quinone oxidoreductase subunit 1, chloroplastic, with amino-acid sequence MSEAASVPPTQITAPTASAVVSPPDARMAAYLTKWDEKRTRMQQSRKRAGIWLAGILVVLTGGIIAVGELHPFFIAGRDFVAEFCLKNNISPLVPMIISLSVPALLLNLLMQAAPGVLVWWERKVAAHMQLRLGPMDVGGWHGWAQTLADGIKLLLKEIIEPTGVDKWVFRMAPVVVILPCYLSFAPLPFGNGLVALDFDIGLVYVLAVSGLSTIGILMAGWGSANKFSLLGGLRAAAQVVSFEIPRVLSTVPVVMWAGTLSLTGIAAQQAEPLGGWFPRWFIFYPIVGQISFIVYLITTIAETNRVPFDVPEAESELTAGFHTEYGGMKFAIFFMAEYAYVVVGSVLGATLFLGGGAAPVPFLNFIPSWAWLAFKTLALIFVFLWSRWTFPRLRVDRVMDLCWKIFIPWTLINILIAGFMMLWRNS; translated from the coding sequence ATGAGTGAAGCGGCGTCTGTTCCACCAACTCAAATAACCGCGCCAACCGCGTCGGCGGTGGTTTCCCCGCCTGATGCTCGCATGGCGGCCTATCTCACCAAATGGGATGAAAAGCGAACCCGAATGCAACAAAGTCGCAAGCGGGCCGGAATATGGTTGGCTGGAATTTTGGTGGTTTTAACAGGGGGCATTATCGCAGTCGGAGAGCTTCATCCCTTTTTCATTGCCGGTCGGGACTTTGTCGCTGAGTTTTGTCTTAAAAACAATATATCGCCTCTTGTTCCCATGATTATTTCTTTGAGTGTGCCTGCGCTTCTTCTAAATCTATTGATGCAAGCGGCTCCTGGTGTTTTGGTGTGGTGGGAAAGAAAAGTCGCCGCTCATATGCAGCTTCGTCTGGGCCCCATGGATGTGGGCGGATGGCATGGTTGGGCCCAAACGCTTGCAGACGGAATCAAGTTGCTTCTTAAAGAAATTATTGAACCCACGGGAGTTGATAAATGGGTGTTTCGCATGGCGCCAGTTGTGGTGATATTGCCCTGCTATTTATCCTTCGCTCCGCTTCCATTCGGCAATGGTCTTGTGGCCCTCGATTTCGACATCGGACTTGTGTATGTGTTGGCTGTTTCGGGCCTTTCTACCATTGGGATTCTTATGGCCGGTTGGGGTTCGGCCAATAAATTTTCTCTGTTGGGGGGGCTTCGTGCTGCGGCGCAAGTGGTTTCCTTTGAGATTCCTCGTGTGTTGTCGACGGTCCCAGTGGTGATGTGGGCGGGGACTCTTTCACTCACGGGTATAGCGGCTCAACAAGCCGAGCCATTGGGGGGGTGGTTTCCTCGATGGTTTATTTTCTACCCCATTGTCGGACAAATCAGTTTTATCGTTTATCTTATTACCACCATCGCGGAAACCAATCGCGTTCCCTTTGATGTTCCTGAAGCGGAATCTGAACTGACGGCGGGCTTTCATACTGAATATGGGGGAATGAAATTCGCCATCTTTTTTATGGCGGAATATGCCTATGTGGTGGTGGGATCGGTATTGGGCGCCACATTATTTCTCGGTGGCGGAGCCGCGCCGGTTCCGTTTTTAAATTTTATTCCATCCTGGGCTTGGCTGGCATTTAAAACCCTGGCTCTAATTTTTGTCTTTCTCTGGTCTCGCTGGACATTCCCTCGTCTCCGAGTGGACCGGGTGATGGACTTGTGTTGGAAAATTTTTATTCCATGGACTTTGATCAATATCTTGATTGCAGGATTTATGATGTTGTGGAGAAATAGCTGA
- the ndhI gene encoding NAD(P)H-quinone oxidoreductase subunit I produces the protein MFWDLKKIFRITTGTLKGMMITLKYYFQPAVTFQFPRERKPTPERFRGVLSFHPEVCISCEMCVRVCPSDVISMEWVRNEETKKKDLKWYQIDFSKCNVCRLCEEACPTKVKSIHHSNEYEVVFEGRKDFLVKWGPTTQDTVEAGPKAQEWYRFMPDGRREKISTPEVAEKV, from the coding sequence ATGTTTTGGGATCTCAAGAAAATATTTCGCATCACGACAGGAACCCTGAAGGGGATGATGATCACGCTTAAATATTATTTTCAACCAGCGGTGACGTTCCAATTTCCACGCGAAAGAAAACCCACTCCGGAGCGATTTCGAGGGGTGTTATCTTTTCATCCGGAGGTTTGCATTTCTTGCGAAATGTGTGTGCGCGTTTGCCCCTCAGATGTCATCTCCATGGAATGGGTCCGCAATGAAGAGACAAAAAAGAAGGATTTGAAGTGGTATCAAATCGATTTTTCTAAATGCAATGTGTGCCGTCTTTGCGAAGAAGCATGTCCTACCAAAGTGAAGTCCATTCATCACTCAAATGAATATGAAGTTGTGTTCGAAGGGAGAAAGGATTTCCTCGTGAAATGGGGGCCCACCACGCAAGACACTGTGGAAGCTGGACCCAAAGCGCAGGAATGGTATCGGTTTATGCCAGACGGTCGCAGAGAAAAAATTTCAACACCTGAAGTGGCGGAGAAAGTGTGA
- a CDS encoding NADH-quinone oxidoreductase subunit 11: MSIQLFLLVGVALFSIGVYGVLARRNIVGILMSVELMFNAAGINFVAFNRYLHPDGVWGQGFVLFIIALAAAEAVVGLALVLTFYRGSKTVLVEKMNLLQG, translated from the coding sequence ATGTCGATCCAACTTTTTCTTCTTGTGGGTGTGGCCTTGTTTTCGATTGGCGTGTATGGGGTATTGGCCCGGCGAAATATCGTTGGCATTTTGATGTCAGTCGAGCTGATGTTTAACGCGGCAGGGATCAACTTTGTGGCTTTTAACCGTTATTTGCATCCAGATGGAGTTTGGGGCCAAGGATTCGTTCTTTTTATTATTGCGTTGGCCGCGGCAGAAGCTGTGGTGGGGTTGGCGCTGGTGCTTACTTTCTATCGGGGTTCCAAAACCGTTTTGGTTGAGAAAATGAACCTGCTTCAAGGGTGA